Genomic window (Paenibacillus sp. PK3_47):
TTCAACCAATGCCACGGATGGCACGGTCTGGAAGACCATTTGGGCGATACGCTCATTGCGGGCGATCGTAAAAGGCTCCTGTCCAAGGTTAATTAGCAGCACCTTAATCTCCCCGCGGTAATCCGCATCTATGGTTCCGGGGGTGTTCAGGCAGGTAATGCCGGCTTTCAGGGCCAGCCCGCTGCGCGGGCGGATCTGTGCTTCCAGCCCGTCCGGCATCGCCAGGGAAATCCCGGTAGGAATCAGTGCCCGCTCACCCGGAGCAAGCACAACCTCCCCGGTAACAGAGGCATGCAGGTCATAGCCCGATGCCTGCTCCGACATTTTGCGGGGCAGCTGGACATCCTCGTTGCCGGGAAGTTTTTTAATTTGAACGTAATGCGACAAGATCATCTCTCCTAACATTTGCAATAGCTTTATCTGAAGAGCCTACCATCGCCAAAGCGAGCGGCTCAGCAAACATATGGTCCAGCAGCCGGTTCACGTCATCCATCGTTACCTGCTGGATTTTGGCAATCATATCATCAAGCGTATCATGTCTGCCAAGCATCAGCTCATTTTTGCCGATCCGGTTCATCCGGCTGCTGGTGCTCTCGAGGCTGAGAATCAGGCTTCCCTTGAGCTGCTCCTTGCCTTTTCTCAATTCGTCTTCACTAAGCCCCTTATCAGCGAGATCGTACATCATCTCTTTGATCAGCTCTGTAACCTCTTTGGTCTGTTTGGGGGCGGTACCCGCATATACAGTGAACAGCCCGCTGTCCGCCTGGGAACTGTGGTACGAATAGACCGAGTACGCCAGTCCCCGTTTTTCCCGGATCTCCTGGAACATCCGTGAGCTCATGCCGCCGCCGATCGCATTGTTCAGCAGCACCATAGGATACT
Coding sequences:
- the dut gene encoding dUTP diphosphatase; the encoded protein is MSHYVQIKKLPGNEDVQLPRKMSEQASGYDLHASVTGEVVLAPGERALIPTGISLAMPDGLEAQIRPRSGLALKAGITCLNTPGTIDADYRGEIKVLLINLGQEPFTIARNERIAQMVFQTVPSVALVEVEELSETERGAGGFGHTGK